One stretch of Acidimicrobiales bacterium DNA includes these proteins:
- a CDS encoding ABC transporter permease produces the protein MDALRAGIGGHPALRRARSVVGPALVLLVLQVALFPVPAGVFLRGIVIGLLGALMAVGMALIYRANRILNFAQSDLGGMPGALAVLLVTFSGLNWFLAFGAGLAAAVVLGLVVELGIIRRFSRSPRLVLTVATIGLSQLLAVGALLLPKLWDERPNTFRIDVPFDLRFEVDPIVFSANDALALVVAPLAMLAVGLWLRYTPVGVAVRASAENADRANLLGIPVRRLQTVVWVVATVLSFVAIFLRAGIVGLPFGSAFTFTLLLSALAALTLGRFTDLPAVAVTAVALGVLEIAVDWNADNPLIIDPIIGAVIFVGLLVQRRGNTRAERDESSSWSAVDDVRPIPPEVRDLPEVRAVRVLGTSAVALAVLALPHLLGTEDSLKASAVLIFALVGLSVVTLTGWAGQVSLGQMGFVGAGAAVTAVATRDWGLDLALALPLAGVTGALIALVVGLPALRLRGLFLAVTTLAFSLAMSSYFLNQAFFDWVPSGRIERPPLFGRIDLDSPTRIYYLVLAVLVLVLIALRGIRASRTGRVLLALRENERAAQAFGVNATRVKLLAFALSGAVAAIAGGLLLEHQQAFTPALYGPFESVNVFIATVIGGLGTLAGGILGALFLRSAQWFLPTEWQALAAPVGVLFVLLVLPSGLGGLWFRGRDAALRWVAVRRGLLVPSLVADAAPDDPAPVPDQPTPAPDEAAA, from the coding sequence GTGGACGCACTGAGGGCGGGCATCGGCGGGCACCCCGCGTTGCGGCGCGCCCGCTCGGTCGTCGGGCCGGCCTTGGTCCTGCTCGTCCTCCAGGTGGCGCTCTTCCCGGTCCCGGCCGGGGTGTTCCTGCGGGGGATCGTCATCGGGCTGCTCGGCGCGCTGATGGCGGTCGGCATGGCCCTGATCTACCGGGCGAACCGGATCCTGAACTTCGCCCAGAGCGACCTCGGCGGCATGCCCGGCGCGCTGGCGGTGCTGCTCGTCACCTTCAGCGGCCTCAACTGGTTCCTCGCCTTCGGCGCCGGACTGGCCGCCGCCGTGGTCCTCGGACTGGTGGTCGAGCTCGGCATCATCCGCCGCTTCAGCCGCTCGCCCCGGCTCGTGCTGACCGTGGCCACCATCGGGCTGTCACAGCTCTTGGCGGTGGGCGCGCTCCTCCTGCCGAAGCTCTGGGACGAGCGGCCCAACACCTTCCGCATCGACGTGCCGTTCGACCTGCGCTTCGAGGTCGACCCCATCGTGTTCTCGGCCAACGACGCGCTGGCCCTCGTCGTGGCGCCGCTGGCGATGCTGGCCGTGGGGCTGTGGCTGCGCTACACGCCCGTCGGGGTGGCGGTGCGGGCCAGCGCCGAGAACGCCGACCGGGCCAACCTCCTCGGCATCCCCGTGCGTCGGCTCCAGACCGTGGTGTGGGTGGTGGCGACGGTGCTGTCGTTCGTGGCCATCTTCTTGCGCGCCGGCATCGTCGGCCTGCCCTTCGGCTCGGCGTTCACCTTCACCCTCCTGCTCAGTGCGCTGGCGGCGCTGACCCTGGGCCGCTTCACCGATCTCCCCGCCGTGGCGGTGACGGCCGTCGCCCTCGGCGTGCTCGAGATCGCCGTCGACTGGAACGCCGACAACCCCTTGATCATCGACCCGATCATCGGCGCGGTCATCTTCGTGGGGCTCCTCGTGCAGCGGCGGGGGAACACGCGGGCCGAACGCGACGAGAGCTCGAGCTGGAGCGCGGTGGACGATGTCCGCCCCATCCCGCCGGAGGTGCGGGACCTGCCCGAGGTGCGCGCCGTCCGTGTGCTCGGCACCAGTGCCGTCGCACTGGCGGTGCTGGCCTTGCCACACCTGCTCGGCACCGAGGACTCCCTCAAGGCGTCGGCGGTGCTGATCTTCGCCCTCGTCGGGCTCTCGGTCGTGACCCTCACCGGTTGGGCCGGCCAGGTGTCGCTCGGCCAGATGGGCTTCGTCGGTGCAGGCGCGGCCGTCACCGCCGTGGCCACCAGGGACTGGGGCCTCGACCTGGCTCTCGCCCTCCCGCTGGCCGGTGTCACCGGCGCGCTCATCGCGCTGGTCGTCGGCCTGCCCGCGCTCCGGCTGCGGGGGCTCTTCCTCGCGGTCACGACGCTCGCCTTCAGCCTGGCGATGTCGTCGTACTTCTTGAACCAGGCCTTCTTCGACTGGGTGCCGAGCGGGCGCATCGAACGTCCACCGCTGTTCGGTCGGATCGACCTCGACTCGCCGACGCGCATCTACTACCTCGTGTTGGCCGTGCTCGTGCTGGTGCTGATCGCTCTGCGGGGCATCCGTGCCAGCCGGACGGGCAGGGTGCTCCTGGCACTCCGGGAGAACGAGCGGGCGGCCCAGGCCTTCGGGGTCAACGCCACCCGGGTGAAGCTGCTGGCGTTCGCGCTCTCGGGTGCGGTCGCGGCGATCGCCGGCGGCCTGCTGCTGGAGCACCAACAGGCCTTCACCCCGGCGCTCTACGGGCCCTTCGAGAGCGTGAACGTCTTCATCGCCACCGTGATCGGCGGTCTCGGCACCCTCGCCGGCGGCATCCTGGGCGCGCTGTTCCTGCGCAGCGCCCAGTGGTTCCTCCCCACCGAGTGGCAGGCCCTCGCCGCCCCCGTCGGCGTCCTCTTCGTGCTCCTCGTGCTGCCGAGCGGGCTCGGCGGGCTCTGGTTCCGGGGTCGGGACGCCGCGTTGCGCTGGGTCGCCGTTCGCCGGGGCCTCCTGGTGCCGAGCCTCGTGGCGGACGCGGCACCCGACGATCCTGCACCGGTCCCTGACCAGCCGACACCCGCGCCCGACGAGGCGGCGGCCTGA
- a CDS encoding LLM class F420-dependent oxidoreductase: MLVDGGLGFDLSKAADAARDAEAVGYDGVWTAETSHDPFLPLLLGAGATEQIELGTGIAVAFARSPMTLANTAYDLQAYSGGRLLLGLGSQIKAHITKRFSMPWSHPAPRMREFILAMRAIWDAWDTGDKLDFRGDFYQHTLMTHFFDPGPNPHGQPKVFLAAVGQLMTEVAGETADGILCHGFTTESYLREVTVPALERGLAKRDRILDDAFQLSLPAFMVTGTTEEEVARSAKGVREQIAFYGSTPAYRGVLEHHGWGDLQTELNVLSKQGKWEEMGELIDDDILDAFAVQGPPDQIAPQLHDRFGGVIDRVSFYAPYKSAPDTWLPIIEALKAI; the protein is encoded by the coding sequence GTGTTGGTGGATGGAGGACTCGGTTTCGACCTCAGCAAGGCGGCCGACGCCGCGCGCGATGCGGAGGCCGTCGGCTACGACGGCGTGTGGACCGCGGAGACGAGCCACGACCCGTTCCTGCCGCTGCTGCTCGGCGCCGGCGCCACCGAGCAGATCGAGCTCGGCACCGGCATCGCGGTCGCCTTCGCCCGCAGCCCCATGACCCTCGCCAACACCGCCTACGACCTCCAGGCGTACTCGGGCGGGCGGCTGCTGCTCGGCCTCGGCTCGCAGATCAAGGCCCACATCACCAAGCGCTTCTCGATGCCCTGGTCGCACCCGGCGCCCCGCATGCGTGAGTTCATCCTGGCCATGCGTGCGATCTGGGACGCCTGGGACACCGGCGACAAGCTCGACTTCCGCGGCGACTTCTACCAGCACACCCTCATGACGCACTTCTTCGACCCGGGACCCAACCCCCATGGCCAGCCCAAGGTCTTCCTCGCCGCCGTCGGCCAGCTCATGACCGAAGTCGCCGGCGAGACCGCCGACGGCATCCTCTGTCACGGCTTCACCACCGAGTCCTACCTGCGCGAGGTCACGGTCCCGGCCCTCGAGCGCGGCCTGGCCAAGCGCGACCGCATCCTCGACGACGCCTTCCAGCTCTCGCTCCCCGCCTTCATGGTGACGGGCACCACCGAGGAGGAGGTGGCCCGCAGCGCCAAGGGGGTACGAGAGCAGATCGCCTTCTACGGCTCCACCCCCGCGTACCGCGGCGTGCTCGAGCACCACGGCTGGGGCGACCTCCAGACCGAGCTCAACGTGCTCTCCAAGCAGGGCAAGTGGGAGGAGATGGGCGAACTCATCGACGACGACATCCTCGACGCCTTCGCCGTCCAGGGCCCCCCGGACCAGATCGCCCCGCAACTCCACGACCGCTTCGGCGGCGTGATCGACCGGGTCAGCTTCTACGCCCCCTACAAGAGCGCCCCCGACACCTGGCTCCCCATCATCGAGGCGCTCAAGGCCATCTGA
- a CDS encoding leucine--tRNA ligase encodes MDEQPYDFRAIEEKWQARWRDEGTYEVDNDDPRPKSYVLCMYPYPSGAAHMGHVRNYTFGDLLVRYRTMQGQAVLSPIGFDSFGLPAENAAIKTGEHPRPFTDAKIEELTSSLQRLGAVYDWRRVVKSHDPSYIHWTQWIFLRFLEAGLAYRRNAPVNWCPGCQTVLANEQVLADGTCERSGDLVERRDLEQWFFRITEYAQQLLDDLEDLDWPERVKTMQRNWIGRSEGAEFDLALADGGGTPRADGLALRVYTTRPDTSFGMTYAVMAPEHPLVAEVTTEAQRAEVDAFVAKVRQASELERVSSEGGLEKRGVFTGSTVINPFNGDAVPLYLADYVLMGYGTGAIMAVPGGDQRDWDFAKAYDLPIIPTVQAPEDFDGEAYTGDGPAINSEWLNGLHKADAIAKAIEWLEAEGHGQGTVNYRLRDWLLSRQRFWGCPIPVVYCPDHGAVPVPDDQLPVLAPDDVEFRPTGESPLRFHEGFLATTCPTCGGPATRETDTMDTFVDSSWYFLRFADPTNEDAPFDPAAVAEWLPVDQYIGGIEHAILHLMYARFFTKALADLGVAPKELREPFERLFTQGMIRMGGTKMSKSKGNLVAPEPFLDAMGADSLRLFHLFAGPPQDDMEWSDTGIEGCSRFLHRVWRLALGEVAGEIVDREPTAADAEVESSMHRLIQRVTDEYERWSYNTAVAGFMEQTNLLYKYVQSPEGARRATLDEAVDSLLLLMAPMTPHLSAELWERRRGGHVHAESWPVADTTKVAREVVTLVVQVNGKVRDKLEVSPDISEADAEAAALASPKVQAFLDGGAPRKVIVRVPKLVNLVV; translated from the coding sequence ATGGACGAGCAGCCGTACGACTTCCGTGCCATCGAGGAGAAGTGGCAGGCCCGCTGGCGCGACGAGGGCACCTACGAGGTCGACAACGACGACCCGCGCCCGAAGTCCTACGTGCTGTGCATGTACCCGTACCCCTCCGGCGCCGCCCACATGGGCCACGTGCGCAACTACACCTTCGGCGACCTGCTCGTCCGCTACCGCACGATGCAGGGCCAGGCCGTGCTGTCGCCCATCGGCTTCGACTCGTTCGGCCTGCCGGCGGAGAACGCCGCCATCAAGACCGGCGAGCACCCGCGCCCGTTCACCGACGCCAAGATCGAGGAGCTGACGTCGTCGCTGCAACGCCTGGGTGCGGTCTACGACTGGCGGCGCGTGGTGAAGAGCCACGACCCCAGCTACATCCACTGGACCCAGTGGATCTTCCTCCGCTTCCTGGAGGCGGGCCTGGCCTACCGGCGCAACGCCCCGGTGAACTGGTGCCCGGGTTGTCAGACCGTGTTGGCCAACGAGCAGGTGCTGGCCGACGGCACCTGCGAGCGCTCGGGTGACCTCGTCGAGCGACGCGACCTCGAGCAGTGGTTCTTCCGGATCACCGAGTACGCCCAGCAGCTGCTCGACGACCTCGAGGACCTGGACTGGCCCGAGCGGGTCAAGACCATGCAGCGCAACTGGATCGGACGGTCCGAGGGTGCCGAGTTCGACCTGGCGCTGGCCGACGGCGGTGGGACGCCCCGCGCCGACGGGTTGGCGCTGCGGGTGTACACGACGCGCCCCGACACCAGCTTCGGCATGACCTACGCGGTGATGGCCCCCGAGCATCCCCTCGTCGCCGAGGTGACCACCGAGGCGCAGCGGGCCGAGGTCGACGCCTTCGTGGCCAAGGTCCGCCAGGCCAGCGAGCTGGAACGGGTGTCGTCCGAGGGGGGCCTCGAGAAGCGGGGCGTGTTCACGGGGTCCACCGTGATCAACCCCTTCAACGGCGACGCCGTCCCCCTCTACCTCGCCGACTACGTCCTGATGGGCTACGGCACGGGCGCGATCATGGCCGTGCCCGGGGGCGATCAGCGCGACTGGGACTTCGCCAAGGCCTACGACCTCCCCATCATCCCCACCGTGCAAGCGCCCGAGGACTTCGACGGCGAGGCGTACACCGGCGACGGTCCGGCCATCAACAGCGAGTGGCTGAACGGCCTGCACAAGGCCGACGCCATCGCCAAGGCCATCGAGTGGCTGGAGGCCGAGGGCCACGGCCAGGGAACGGTGAACTACCGCCTGCGCGACTGGCTGCTGTCCCGCCAGCGCTTCTGGGGGTGCCCCATCCCGGTCGTGTACTGCCCCGACCACGGCGCCGTGCCCGTGCCCGACGACCAGCTGCCCGTGCTCGCACCCGACGACGTCGAGTTCCGTCCGACGGGGGAGTCGCCGCTGCGGTTCCACGAGGGCTTCCTGGCCACGACCTGCCCCACCTGCGGCGGGCCCGCCACGCGCGAGACCGACACCATGGACACCTTCGTCGACTCGTCCTGGTACTTCCTGCGCTTCGCCGACCCCACCAACGAGGACGCCCCCTTCGATCCCGCCGCAGTGGCCGAGTGGCTGCCGGTCGACCAGTACATCGGTGGCATCGAGCACGCCATCCTCCACCTGATGTACGCCCGCTTCTTCACCAAGGCGCTGGCCGACCTGGGGGTCGCCCCGAAGGAGCTGCGTGAGCCGTTCGAGCGGCTGTTCACCCAGGGCATGATCCGCATGGGCGGCACCAAGATGTCCAAGTCGAAGGGCAACCTGGTGGCGCCCGAGCCCTTCCTGGACGCCATGGGGGCGGACTCGCTGCGCCTGTTCCACCTCTTCGCCGGGCCTCCCCAGGACGACATGGAGTGGAGCGACACCGGCATCGAGGGCTGCTCGCGCTTCTTGCACCGCGTCTGGCGCCTCGCCCTCGGCGAGGTGGCCGGCGAGATCGTGGACCGCGAGCCCACCGCGGCCGACGCCGAGGTCGAGTCGTCGATGCACCGCCTGATCCAGCGGGTCACCGACGAGTACGAGCGCTGGTCCTACAACACCGCGGTGGCCGGCTTCATGGAGCAGACCAACCTGCTCTACAAGTACGTCCAGTCACCCGAAGGGGCCCGCCGGGCCACGCTCGACGAGGCCGTGGACTCGCTGCTGCTGCTCATGGCCCCCATGACGCCGCACCTCTCGGCCGAGCTGTGGGAGCGTCGCCGTGGCGGCCACGTCCACGCGGAGTCGTGGCCCGTCGCCGACACGACCAAGGTCGCCCGCGAGGTCGTCACCCTGGTGGTGCAGGTGAACGGCAAGGTGCGGGACAAGCTCGAGGTGTCGCCCGACATCAGCGAGGCCGACGCCGAGGCGGCCGCGCTCGCCTCGCCGAAGGTGCAGGCCTTCCTGGACGGTGGGGCGCCCCGCAAGGTCATCGTCCGCGTGCCGAAGCTCGTGAACCTGGTGGTGTAG